Proteins found in one Candidatus Micrarchaeia archaeon genomic segment:
- a CDS encoding type II secretion system F family protein, which produces MVKTPYEKIGRLFTRKQIRSTAETLDSSGINMSAELYMGFLVVFVVLSSILLSILLLWNDLTFNYLINFLGYILPGLIDGETISPLFVPILIIFSVLLSFILMTIATIMANYVYLMLRIDSRRKNMEEVLPDFLLLAAANVRGGMNIDQALWYAAKPEFGLLSTEVELVARRTFGGEPVDKALDRLGARFASRSLNRAISLIKQGMASGGEIANILERTGEEARETQLIKKEISTSLLMYVIFIAFAAAVATPFLFAVAHQLLIRLELVFEQIPQTGVNEFNNAGAGSMGNFASLKFSEVPVTSDEFFLFSLATLILTVVLSSLIIGVIQHGEKKEGLKFFPLLLVAAIVIYFIIGSVLTTLLRSLTW; this is translated from the coding sequence ATGGTAAAAACACCGTATGAAAAAATAGGAAGATTGTTTACAAGAAAACAAATCAGAAGTACTGCTGAAACCTTAGATTCATCAGGTATTAATATGTCTGCTGAATTATATATGGGATTTCTAGTAGTATTCGTTGTTCTATCTTCAATTTTATTATCTATTTTATTATTATGGAATGACTTAACATTTAACTATTTAATTAATTTTCTTGGTTATATACTTCCTGGATTAATTGATGGTGAGACTATATCTCCATTATTTGTTCCGATTTTAATCATTTTTTCAGTATTACTTTCTTTTATTCTTATGACTATCGCAACTATAATGGCAAATTACGTTTATTTAATGCTTAGAATAGATTCAAGAAGAAAAAATATGGAAGAAGTACTCCCAGATTTCCTATTATTGGCTGCAGCAAATGTTAGGGGAGGAATGAATATTGATCAAGCACTTTGGTATGCTGCAAAACCAGAATTTGGTTTATTATCAACAGAAGTTGAATTAGTAGCAAGAAGAACGTTTGGTGGAGAACCAGTAGATAAAGCCTTAGATAGATTAGGCGCAAGATTTGCTTCAAGGTCATTAAACAGGGCCATTTCATTAATAAAACAAGGTATGGCTTCTGGTGGAGAGATAGCCAACATATTAGAAAGAACTGGAGAAGAAGCAAGAGAAACTCAATTAATTAAAAAAGAGATTTCAACTTCATTATTAATGTATGTTATATTTATTGCATTTGCAGCAGCAGTTGCAACACCATTCTTGTTTGCAGTTGCACACCAGTTATTAATAAGATTAGAATTAGTATTTGAACAAATTCCACAAACAGGTGTTAATGAATTTAATAATGCTGGTGCAGGTTCAATGGGAAATTTTGCTTCACTTAAATTTTCAGAAGTTCCAGTAACCTCTGATGAATTCTTTTTATTTTCTTTAGCAACATTAATTTTAACAGTAGTTTTATCAAGTTTAATAATTGGAGTAATACAACACGGGGAGAAAAAAGAAGGATTAAAGTTTTTCCCCTTACTTTTAGTAGCTGCTATTGTAATTTATTTCATAATTGGTTCAGTTTTAACTACCTTATTAAGATCATTGACTTGGTAA
- a CDS encoding tryptophan--tRNA ligase: MNNEKTIITPWEVKGNIDYDKLINEFGLSKIDTKLLKRIEKHTGELHYFLKRGIFFAHRDMEFILNEYEKGNKFFLYTGRAPSGHIHLGHLIPWMFTKWLQDKFDTELWFQFPDEEKFLFKQNMEFEEIQKMTYENMLDVIALGFNPKKTNFLIDTKHAGIMYPEAIKVAKKITFSTVRSAFGFENDQNIGAIFYTAMQAVPSFLPNIIENNKKPRPCLIPHAIDQDPHFRISRDVIPKLGYYKPASIQCRFFPGLAGMESDGKMASSNSNTTIYTIDNEKTVKNKINKYAFSGGKETVEEHRKYGGIPEIDVSYQWLTFFEEDDKKLKKIYDDYKSGALLSGELKAITIEKINSFLKVHQEKREKAKDRINDFIYKN, from the coding sequence ATGAATAATGAAAAAACAATAATCACCCCCTGGGAAGTTAAAGGAAATATTGATTATGATAAATTAATTAATGAATTTGGATTATCTAAAATAGACACTAAATTATTAAAAAGAATTGAAAAACACACTGGAGAATTACATTATTTTTTAAAAAGGGGAATATTTTTTGCACATAGAGATATGGAATTTATTTTAAATGAATATGAAAAAGGAAATAAATTCTTTTTATATACTGGAAGAGCGCCTTCAGGACATATACATTTAGGTCATTTAATTCCTTGGATGTTTACTAAATGGCTACAAGACAAATTTGATACTGAATTATGGTTCCAATTTCCAGATGAAGAAAAATTTCTATTTAAACAAAATATGGAATTTGAAGAAATTCAAAAAATGACATATGAAAATATGCTTGATGTTATTGCTTTAGGTTTTAATCCTAAAAAAACTAATTTCTTAATTGATACAAAACATGCGGGTATAATGTATCCAGAAGCAATAAAAGTAGCAAAAAAAATAACTTTTTCAACTGTTCGTTCAGCTTTTGGTTTTGAAAACGATCAAAATATAGGAGCTATTTTTTATACAGCAATGCAGGCAGTCCCTTCATTTTTACCAAATATTATTGAAAATAATAAAAAACCAAGACCTTGTTTAATTCCCCACGCAATTGACCAAGATCCACATTTTAGAATTTCAAGAGATGTTATACCTAAATTAGGATACTATAAACCTGCTTCTATACAATGTAGATTTTTTCCTGGATTAGCAGGAATGGAAAGTGATGGCAAAATGGCTTCTTCTAATTCAAATACAACTATTTATACAATAGATAATGAAAAAACTGTTAAAAATAAAATAAATAAATACGCATTCTCAGGTGGAAAAGAAACAGTTGAAGAACACAGAAAATATGGGGGTATTCCTGAAATAGATGTTTCGTATCAATGGCTTACTTTTTTTGAAGAAGATGATAAAAAACTCAAAAAAATATATGATGACTATAAATCTGGCGCTTTATTAAGCGGCGAATTAAAAGCAATAACAATAGAAAAGATAAACTCTTTTTTAAAAGTTCACCAAGAAAAGCGTGAAAAAGCAAAAGACAGGATAAATGATTTCATATATAAAAATTAA
- the cgi121 gene encoding KEOPS complex subunit Cgi121 — translation MVLVRISSQIKDIREIINILDKSNKIYQVLNPDYIISKKQVEIAYELSKKAFKDKRNKAKSINNEILLWICSEKHVSRAIQKAGAKETNDFFLFYEWDDINKILNEIKAKKKKLVFTPDLTIFQLNKNTLKNYKLEDIILEKMAVSYLER, via the coding sequence ATGGTTTTAGTAAGAATAAGTTCACAAATTAAAGATATTAGAGAGATAATTAACATTTTGGATAAATCAAATAAAATATATCAAGTTTTAAATCCAGATTATATTATTTCTAAAAAACAAGTAGAAATAGCCTATGAATTATCTAAAAAAGCGTTTAAAGATAAGAGAAATAAGGCAAAATCAATAAATAATGAAATCCTATTATGGATATGCTCAGAAAAACATGTTTCAAGAGCAATTCAAAAAGCCGGAGCTAAAGAAACAAATGACTTTTTTTTATTTTATGAATGGGATGATATTAACAAAATATTAAATGAAATAAAAGCTAAAAAGAAAAAACTTGTTTTCACTCCAGATTTAACAATATTCCAATTAAATAAGAATACCTTAAAAAATTATAAATTAGAAGATATTATTTTAGAAAAAATGGCTGTATCATATTTAGAAAGATAA
- a CDS encoding sodium:calcium antiporter has translation MLISIVLLFISILILAKASDWTIDGATTIAKYLKLSDLVIGFLLLSFATSLPELSVAITSGLSNAGGISVGNIFGANIVNITLAIGVMTLFTKEILINKKEIKQLSRIVLISIIIIPIILFNTHLGFIQGIILLLIFILFLYYTLKEEISLEFKGEIPTRKETINGLGYFIIGISLIIISASFAIEKSIYIISYFGITQSFLGATLISIGTTLPELTVGIRSIQKKHYNLALGNALGSCIINLTLILGLVSLLSTTFLEKPMILIIGFFAIISSVLLYYFLKTKNKLTKNEGLILVIIYLIYLITLFIMQLSIK, from the coding sequence ATGTTAATATCAATTGTGTTACTTTTTATTTCAATTTTAATTTTGGCAAAAGCTTCTGATTGGACTATTGATGGCGCAACAACAATAGCTAAATATCTAAAATTAAGTGATTTAGTAATCGGCTTTCTATTACTTTCTTTTGCTACTTCTCTCCCAGAATTATCTGTTGCTATCACCTCTGGATTATCAAATGCAGGAGGGATATCTGTAGGTAATATTTTTGGAGCAAATATTGTTAATATAACCTTAGCAATTGGAGTAATGACTCTATTTACAAAGGAAATTTTAATTAATAAAAAGGAGATAAAACAATTAAGTAGAATTGTATTAATCTCAATAATAATTATACCTATAATTTTATTTAATACACATCTTGGATTTATACAAGGAATAATTTTATTACTAATATTTATACTATTTTTATATTATACTCTAAAAGAGGAAATATCTCTTGAATTTAAAGGAGAAATACCAACAAGAAAAGAAACAATAAATGGATTAGGTTATTTTATTATAGGAATCTCCCTCATAATAATTTCTGCTTCTTTTGCTATTGAAAAATCAATATATATTATATCTTACTTTGGTATTACTCAAAGCTTTTTAGGTGCAACTTTGATATCAATTGGAACTACATTACCAGAATTAACTGTTGGGATAAGATCTATACAAAAAAAACATTATAATCTTGCTTTAGGAAACGCGCTTGGAAGTTGTATTATAAATTTAACTTTAATTTTAGGTCTAGTATCTCTATTATCTACAACCTTTTTAGAAAAACCAATGATATTAATTATTGGATTTTTTGCAATTATCTCTTCCGTGTTATTATATTATTTTTTAAAAACAAAAAACAAATTAACAAAGAATGAAGGCTTAATCCTAGTTATAATTTATCTAATTTATTTAATTACTTTATTTATAATGCAGTTATCAATCAAATAA
- a CDS encoding methyltransferase, whose product MEKIKENTTEIYTKENIFYNPHMELCRDISSLCVGAIKDKLRICDGFSATGIRGIRYLKENENIESLSLVDANKYALPLMKKNIKHNKLPAKKAKAYDEDILQHLFGKDYNFIELDPFGSPQSFLRSAIGEFASKSYIKTAYLSITATDTAVLCGAKRKACIKLYHSFPLNNFLCHEVGLRILLANISYAATEYDFSIEPLFSLSHRHYFKIIIKLEKGAEKAVETSRKIGYLEFNPNTLEIQTNELSTNTNKNWEIAGPLWLGELHNKEILEEMKKLNEMRNYKNKNELNKILDLLINEINMPVGFYTTDKLSRLLKKESPKLEKLISALNKKYKTTKTHFDSMGFKTRADIKQIKKDF is encoded by the coding sequence ATGGAAAAAATAAAAGAGAATACAACAGAAATTTATACAAAAGAAAATATTTTTTATAATCCACATATGGAATTATGCAGAGACATCTCTTCTTTATGTGTCGGCGCAATAAAAGATAAATTGAGAATATGCGACGGCTTTAGCGCAACAGGTATAAGAGGAATTAGATATTTAAAAGAAAATGAAAACATTGAATCTCTTTCATTAGTAGATGCAAATAAATATGCACTTCCTTTAATGAAAAAAAATATTAAACATAATAAACTCCCTGCTAAAAAAGCAAAAGCATATGATGAAGATATTTTACAGCATTTATTTGGAAAAGACTATAATTTCATTGAATTAGACCCATTTGGTTCTCCTCAAAGTTTCTTAAGAAGCGCAATAGGAGAATTTGCTTCTAAAAGTTATATAAAAACAGCATATTTGTCTATCACAGCAACAGATACTGCAGTTTTATGCGGAGCTAAAAGAAAGGCTTGTATAAAATTATATCATTCTTTTCCATTAAATAATTTCTTATGTCATGAAGTAGGTCTTAGAATCCTGCTTGCTAATATAAGTTATGCTGCTACTGAATATGATTTTTCAATAGAACCTTTGTTTTCTTTATCGCATAGGCATTATTTTAAAATAATTATTAAATTAGAAAAAGGCGCTGAAAAAGCTGTTGAAACTTCAAGAAAAATAGGATATTTAGAATTTAATCCAAACACATTAGAAATACAAACAAATGAATTATCTACAAATACAAACAAAAATTGGGAAATTGCCGGACCTTTATGGTTAGGTGAATTACATAACAAAGAAATATTAGAAGAAATGAAAAAATTAAATGAAATGCGCAATTACAAAAATAAAAATGAATTAAATAAAATTCTAGACCTATTAATTAACGAAATAAATATGCCTGTTGGATTTTACACAACAGATAAATTATCTAGACTATTAAAAAAAGAATCTCCAAAATTAGAAAAATTAATAAGCGCTTTAAATAAAAAATATAAAACAACAAAAACCCATTTTGATTCAATGGGTTTCAAAACACGCGCAGATATAAAACAAATAAAAAAAGATTTTTAA
- a CDS encoding 30S ribosomal protein S8e, whose amino-acid sequence MEQYHGRSKKTNKGTGARIKKKSDKKLSKIGGPAINTRVAANKEQEELKITRTRGGNEKIKPRKGFYINVAVKEGGKNIIKKAEIKSVAQSPENRHHSRMNIIAKGSVLDTSIGKVKVTSRPGQDGVINGVLLS is encoded by the coding sequence ATGGAACAATATCATGGAAGATCTAAAAAAACAAATAAAGGAACTGGTGCAAGAATTAAAAAGAAAAGTGATAAAAAACTATCAAAAATTGGCGGTCCTGCTATTAATACTAGAGTAGCTGCTAATAAAGAACAAGAAGAATTAAAAATTACAAGAACAAGAGGCGGAAATGAAAAAATAAAGCCAAGAAAAGGATTTTATATTAATGTGGCAGTTAAAGAAGGCGGAAAGAATATAATTAAAAAAGCAGAGATTAAATCTGTAGCGCAATCACCAGAAAATAGACATCATTCTAGGATGAATATTATAGCTAAAGGATCAGTTTTAGATACAAGTATTGGGAAAGTTAAAGTTACAAGCAGACCTGGTCAAGATGGCGTAATCAATGGTGTTTTACTTTCTTAA
- a CDS encoding ATPase domain-containing protein: protein MEKIKTGIKGFDKITGGLPKESVIAVSGGVGTGKSTFGMQFLEEGIKNNNETGLYVSFEERKKPTLRHMEELGLNIKKLEEEKRLIFIEFPVTELDQLLEQEDAIKTMIETMDVKRVVIDPITPLGLLQKNELDKRQTLLQFISKVRNWKTTTILIAEDGKFRENDIPKTISGVENFTDGFIHLSNILEGRKRRRGLEIIKMRGCCYEEKIYDIALNKKGIEFIEPLIKKAKNNIKPKKEGYL from the coding sequence ATGGAAAAAATAAAAACAGGTATTAAAGGATTTGATAAAATTACAGGTGGATTACCAAAAGAAAGTGTAATCGCTGTTTCTGGAGGAGTAGGAACAGGAAAATCTACATTCGGAATGCAATTTTTAGAAGAAGGAATAAAAAATAATAACGAAACTGGATTATATGTTTCTTTTGAAGAAAGAAAAAAACCCACTTTAAGACATATGGAAGAATTAGGGCTAAATATTAAAAAATTAGAAGAAGAAAAAAGATTAATTTTTATAGAATTTCCAGTAACTGAATTAGATCAACTTTTAGAACAGGAAGATGCGATAAAAACAATGATTGAAACTATGGATGTAAAAAGAGTAGTCATCGATCCAATAACTCCTTTAGGTTTGCTTCAAAAAAATGAATTAGATAAAAGGCAGACTTTATTGCAGTTTATTTCAAAAGTAAGAAATTGGAAAACTACTACTATTCTTATAGCAGAAGATGGGAAATTCAGAGAAAATGATATACCAAAAACTATTTCAGGAGTTGAAAATTTTACTGATGGTTTTATACATTTATCAAATATTTTAGAAGGAAGAAAAAGAAGAAGGGGTTTAGAAATAATTAAAATGCGTGGATGCTGTTATGAAGAAAAAATTTATGATATAGCTCTAAATAAAAAGGGAATTGAATTTATAGAACCGCTTATAAAAAAAGCTAAAAACAATATTAAACCCAAAAAAGAGGGTTATTTATGA
- a CDS encoding PQ-loop domain-containing transporter — translation MLSWIGVGLIVLAWAFQIYKLTKNKKSTNISLGFVGLQIIGILLLVIGAYSNDLILSIINGLSCLGAIIVFILIKNRK, via the coding sequence ATGTTATCATGGATTGGAGTAGGTTTAATTGTACTAGCATGGGCTTTTCAGATATATAAATTAACTAAAAATAAAAAAAGTACAAATATTTCCTTAGGTTTCGTAGGATTACAGATTATTGGTATACTCTTGCTTGTAATTGGGGCATATTCAAATGACCTTATTTTATCAATAATTAATGGATTAAGCTGTTTAGGTGCCATAATTGTATTTATTTTAATAAAAAATAGAAAATAA
- a CDS encoding magnesium transporter, which produces MNLRKKHDENINEIICHPKKRISIFKNISVKEQGFILLELSKRLQKDILNNLTDDELFNLIEFLDPDEITEILHNINSKRSTKVLKRLNIDTKEKIEFLLKFDPKTIASMVSFDYIRADSKITFEELSKEIQQHEKNTGKFPVILIFEKGELKGEIFAHTLALVKKKEKIEKYINKIHAIKYNESKKEVIKLFEKYQHNKIVVLDENDSILGIIYSDDILKLIRKQSGNSLREFAGISEEEDVLDSAFIKFKYRYKWLILNLATAFFAASIVSLFQETISAFVLLAVYMPIVAGMGGNAGTQTLAVVVRGLALKEIELKTGKRVIINEALAGAMNGIVIGILVAAVALFWNHNPILGLILSIAMICNLITAGFFGAVIPLIMKKLGKDPASSATIFITTATDVFGFFVFLGLATLLL; this is translated from the coding sequence ATGAATTTACGTAAAAAGCATGATGAAAATATAAATGAAATTATTTGTCATCCTAAAAAGAGAATTTCTATATTCAAAAATATATCTGTAAAAGAACAAGGATTTATTTTATTAGAATTATCAAAACGACTGCAAAAAGATATTTTGAATAACTTAACTGATGATGAATTGTTTAATCTTATAGAATTTTTAGACCCAGATGAGATCACAGAGATATTGCATAATATTAATTCTAAAAGAAGCACAAAAGTTTTAAAGAGATTAAATATAGATACAAAAGAAAAAATTGAATTTCTGCTTAAATTTGACCCAAAAACAATAGCAAGTATGGTTAGTTTTGATTATATTCGGGCAGATTCTAAAATCACGTTTGAAGAACTTTCTAAAGAAATTCAACAGCATGAAAAAAATACTGGGAAATTTCCAGTTATACTTATTTTTGAAAAAGGAGAATTAAAAGGAGAGATTTTTGCACATACTTTAGCTTTGGTTAAGAAAAAAGAAAAAATTGAAAAATATATAAATAAAATCCATGCAATTAAGTACAATGAAAGTAAAAAAGAAGTAATCAAATTATTTGAGAAATACCAGCATAATAAAATAGTAGTTTTAGATGAAAATGATAGTATTTTAGGTATTATTTATTCAGATGATATACTTAAATTAATAAGAAAACAATCTGGAAATAGCCTTAGAGAATTTGCAGGTATAAGTGAAGAAGAGGATGTTTTAGATTCTGCTTTTATTAAATTTAAATATAGATATAAATGGCTAATTCTTAATTTAGCAACTGCATTTTTTGCTGCATCTATTGTAAGCCTTTTTCAAGAAACTATTTCAGCATTTGTATTATTAGCAGTATATATGCCTATAGTTGCAGGCATGGGGGGAAATGCAGGTACACAAACATTAGCAGTAGTTGTAAGAGGTTTAGCTCTTAAAGAAATTGAACTTAAAACAGGAAAGAGAGTTATTATTAATGAAGCATTAGCAGGTGCAATGAATGGGATAGTGATTGGTATTTTAGTTGCAGCAGTTGCTTTATTTTGGAATCATAATCCAATACTTGGTTTAATTTTAAGTATTGCTATGATCTGTAATTTAATAACAGCTGGATTTTTTGGAGCTGTAATCCCATTAATTATGAAAAAATTAGGAAAAGATCCTGCTTCATCTGCGACTATATTCATCACAACAGCTACAGATGTATTTGGATTTTTTGTGTTTTTAGGATTAGCGACTCTTTTATTATAA
- a CDS encoding type II secretion system F family protein, which produces MKEEKIASHPLISKPIRRKKIDTPGNNGKIANSIAEYFPNLEQKLRMARMETDPGKFVKKVLVTSLIYSLVILIALFAIFYTLELQLLYLIPIWILVFILMFFFWMSLPSIKMLQRARKIDQDVVFAGRHIVIALKSGIPFFDAMVGVTEGYGAVSEEFNKIIEDISLGKPETAALREAGSNCPSKYFNRVLLQMVNAIVSGSDIADALDSVLENIAKEQVISLKAYGQKLNPLSMFFMLFGIIFPSLGVVFIIVILAFAGEAAMEIAPFLLPLIFLLIVAVQFSFVSVMESSRPRFELT; this is translated from the coding sequence ATGAAAGAAGAAAAAATAGCATCTCATCCACTTATTTCAAAACCTATTAGAAGAAAAAAAATAGATACTCCTGGAAATAATGGAAAAATCGCTAATTCTATTGCAGAATATTTTCCAAATTTAGAACAAAAATTAAGAATGGCAAGAATGGAAACTGACCCTGGTAAATTTGTTAAAAAAGTTTTAGTAACCTCACTTATTTATTCTTTAGTTATTTTAATTGCTTTATTTGCAATTTTTTATACTTTAGAACTTCAATTATTATATTTAATACCAATTTGGATACTTGTTTTCATACTAATGTTTTTCTTTTGGATGTCTTTACCTTCAATAAAAATGCTCCAAAGAGCAAGAAAAATTGACCAAGATGTTGTTTTTGCAGGAAGGCATATAGTTATTGCTTTAAAATCAGGAATACCTTTTTTTGATGCAATGGTTGGTGTTACTGAAGGTTATGGAGCAGTAAGTGAAGAATTTAATAAAATAATAGAAGATATAAGTTTAGGAAAACCAGAAACTGCTGCTTTAAGAGAAGCAGGTTCAAATTGCCCTTCTAAATATTTTAATAGGGTATTATTACAAATGGTTAATGCAATTGTATCTGGATCAGATATTGCTGATGCATTAGATTCTGTTTTAGAAAATATAGCAAAGGAACAAGTAATCAGTCTAAAAGCATATGGACAAAAATTAAATCCATTAAGTATGTTCTTTATGCTTTTTGGAATTATATTCCCTTCATTAGGTGTAGTATTTATTATAGTTATTTTGGCATTTGCTGGAGAAGCAGCTATGGAGATTGCCCCGTTCCTATTACCTTTAATATTTTTATTAATTGTTGCAGTACAATTTTCATTTGTATCTGTAATGGAGTCATCAAGACCAAGATTTGAATTAACTTAA
- a CDS encoding DUF357 domain-containing protein, whose translation MKDIKERIEIDLRKFEDSIKEVDSKAKERYKHIIDLAERYYSDTKYFIEKDDLITAFGAIVYAHGLIDALKKLDEQD comes from the coding sequence ATGAAAGATATTAAAGAACGAATTGAAATAGATCTGCGCAAATTCGAAGACTCAATAAAAGAAGTGGATTCAAAAGCAAAAGAAAGATATAAACATATTATAGACTTAGCAGAGCGCTATTATTCAGATACTAAATATTTTATTGAAAAAGACGATTTAATTACTGCTTTTGGCGCAATTGTTTATGCGCACGGCCTAATAGATGCTTTGAAAAAATTAGATGAACAAGATTAA
- a CDS encoding type II/IV secretion system ATPase subunit has translation MADKKEIKTESPLKPVSNSIEQLRSSAQGGVIDSYFFKSENIPVNIKILDTNDYVPHYIVTIPGLAEGTKIILNTLKGELVTDVKLDISELIDPKKAEQVKSKFNTKALSLLDKHFPSLTPETKQVLASYLIQNTLGLGDLEIPMHDENLEEVVINSAEDPVWVYHKRFGWLKSNVKIKNEESIYDYAAMIARKVGKQINILNPLLDAHLQTGDRVNATLSPVSSFGNTITIRKFSKNPWTMPLFVNTKCISPKLAGLLWLCIQNELSLIIAGGTASGKTSFLNALAAFIPPNQRIVSIEDTRELTLPSFLHWIPMSTREPNPEGKGEITMLDLMVNALRQRPDRIIVGEVRRQKEAEVMFEAMHTGHSVYATIHADNAEETITRMVNPPINVPPAVLDALAGVIVQFRHRRFGIRRTLEFAEVMKSGELNMLHKWDIKTDKLMEVGKTISIANTLQLYAGMSIKEIEKDVDEKASVIEWMSKNNYIKVDEVGHIVAKYYKEPEKVLEYVKKEKKWAFEYD, from the coding sequence ATGGCAGATAAAAAAGAAATAAAAACAGAAAGTCCGTTAAAACCTGTTTCAAATAGTATTGAACAATTAAGATCCTCAGCGCAAGGCGGTGTTATAGATTCTTATTTTTTTAAAAGTGAAAATATACCTGTAAATATAAAAATTTTAGACACAAACGATTATGTTCCACACTATATTGTAACAATTCCTGGATTAGCAGAAGGAACAAAAATAATTTTAAATACATTAAAAGGAGAATTAGTTACAGATGTTAAATTAGATATCTCTGAATTAATAGATCCAAAAAAAGCAGAACAAGTTAAAAGCAAATTTAATACTAAAGCACTAAGTTTATTAGATAAACATTTTCCTTCTTTAACACCAGAAACTAAACAAGTTTTAGCTTCATATTTAATTCAAAACACCTTAGGTTTGGGTGATTTAGAAATTCCTATGCACGACGAAAATTTAGAAGAAGTAGTAATCAATTCTGCTGAAGATCCAGTTTGGGTTTATCATAAAAGATTTGGCTGGTTAAAAAGTAATGTAAAAATAAAAAATGAAGAATCTATTTATGATTATGCAGCAATGATTGCTAGAAAAGTTGGAAAACAGATTAATATTTTAAATCCCTTATTAGATGCCCATTTACAAACAGGAGACAGGGTTAATGCAACATTATCTCCAGTTTCATCATTTGGTAATACAATAACAATAAGAAAATTCTCAAAAAATCCATGGACTATGCCTTTATTTGTAAATACAAAATGCATTTCTCCTAAATTGGCTGGTTTACTATGGTTATGTATACAAAATGAATTATCTTTAATAATCGCAGGTGGAACTGCATCTGGTAAAACCTCATTTTTAAATGCATTAGCAGCATTTATCCCCCCAAATCAAAGAATTGTATCAATTGAAGATACAAGAGAATTAACTTTACCCTCTTTCTTACATTGGATACCTATGAGTACTAGAGAACCAAATCCAGAAGGAAAAGGAGAAATAACAATGCTTGATTTAATGGTCAATGCATTAAGACAAAGACCAGATAGAATAATTGTTGGAGAAGTAAGAAGACAAAAAGAAGCAGAAGTTATGTTTGAAGCAATGCATACTGGACATTCAGTATATGCAACTATTCACGCAGATAATGCTGAAGAAACAATTACAAGAATGGTAAATCCACCAATAAATGTACCTCCCGCAGTTCTTGATGCATTAGCTGGTGTAATAGTACAATTTAGACATAGAAGATTCGGAATAAGAAGAACTTTAGAATTTGCAGAAGTAATGAAAAGTGGAGAATTGAATATGCTTCATAAATGGGATATAAAAACAGATAAACTAATGGAAGTTGGAAAAACTATTTCTATAGCAAATACTTTACAATTATATGCAGGAATGAGCATAAAAGAAATTGAAAAAGACGTTGATGAAAAAGCATCAGTAATAGAATGGATGAGTAAAAATAATTATATAAAAGTAGATGAAGTTGGACATATTGTGGCAAAATATTACAAAGAGCCAGAAAAAGTCCTTGAATACGTAAAAAAGGAGAAAAAATGGGCGTTCGAATATGATTGA